The nucleotide window CTACGTTTATCCAAAGCATTAATCTCAGATACCAACTGGATAACATCATGAGTATTTTTTATCGCAAATAAGTCTGGATTATGAATAATTTGTTTATACAGTTCAGGATGGTGCGGACACGCCCCAATTGTTACCTGATTATCAATAGTCACCCCAAGAACCTCAGAACATATCCGTTTATACCGGGCTAATCGTTCAGGATCAAGAAATTCGCAGGCAACAATCTGATCTAGAGATCTACCACCAAGCTTTAGATACCCTTCACTACCCATAATGGTCAAAGATAACTCAATATTACGTGGCTCAGCTGCAAGCGATACTTCCATTGTTCCACCAAATGAGCCAAAATCAAATAAGGCATAAGTAGTATCACTGACATCAGTACCTTGAAATTTGGTATAAAAAGAATTTGCAGCTAAAACCTTGGGGGTTCCAAGTAACTGTTGCATAATATCTAGGTAATGGATACCAAACTCAAAAAGAACTCCTCCACAGCTACTATATTTACCACGCCAACCACTAAAATAGTCGAGTGGACGCTGCCAACGCTGAATCAAACCAACTCCTCGAATATCGCCTAATAGCTCCTCTA belongs to Aquella oligotrophica and includes:
- a CDS encoding Gfo/Idh/MocA family protein translates to MAKYKVAVLGGGAIFSRHLAALQAYPEDYQFIGLFDPRASVIDKWRSQLPELKYYSSEEEVYQDSEVNCIVILTPSNLHYVQAKKALESSKSIIVEKPVSFDANQVLELESLAARYNVDAFCVLQVRINPSIAIAKRIMVEELLGDIRGVGLIQRWQRPLDYFSGWRGKYSSCGGVLFEFGIHYLDIMQQLLGTPKVLAANSFYTKFQGTDVSDTTYALFDFGSFGGTMEVSLAAEPRNIELSLTIMGSEGYLKLGGRSLDQIVACEFLDPERLARYKRICSEVLGVTIDNQVTIGACPHHPELYKQIIHNPDLFAIKNTHDVIQLVSEINALDKRSF